The proteins below are encoded in one region of Rhododendron vialii isolate Sample 1 chromosome 7a, ASM3025357v1:
- the LOC131332618 gene encoding cytosolic sulfotransferase 15-like — protein MTIIQLVENQHEISDEQQAQPPPPAQQQQQDLSDECKKLLLSLPKERGWRTPHLYWFQNFWCQTKEIQAIISCQKHLQAQDTDIVLSTIPKSGTTWLKALAFAVIHRKRFDMEKDHPLMTSKPHDLVPFLEYKLYANRDRSPDLS, from the coding sequence ATGACAATCATTCAGTTGGTCGAAAACCAACACGAAATCAGTGATGAACAACAAGCACAACCTCCACCGCCggcacaacaacaacaacaagatCTTAGCGATGAATGCAAGAAACTCCTCCTCTCCCTACCGAAAGAGAGAGGTTGGAGGACCCCCCACCTCTATTGGTTCCAAAACTTTTGGTGCCAAACCAAGGAGATTCAGGCCATAATCTCCTGCCAAAAACACCTTCAAGCACAAGACACCGATATCGTCCTATCCACCATCCCAAAATCAGGCACCACCTGGTTGAAGGCCCTGGCGTTCGCGGTCATCCATCGCAAGCGTTTCGACATGGAAAAGGACCATCCCTTGATGACATCAAAACCTCATGACCTTGTTCCTTTCCTAGAATACAAGCTCTATGCGAACCGCGACCGATCTCCTGACTTGTCCTAG
- the LOC131332619 gene encoding cytosolic sulfotransferase 14-like — MPYSALPDSIKESGCRVMYICRNPFDTFVSQWHFLMKGSVHIGPTCWVLEREYRETHKMLFLKYEEMKEEPSLNLRKLVEFLGYPFSLEDVGKSEPRARTHNEQKHFKILGYYRHRKQTREKEEKEE, encoded by the exons ATGCCTTACTCGGCATTGCCAGACTCTATAAAGGAGTCCGGCTGCCGGGTCATGTATATTTGCCGGAACCCTTTCGACACTTTTGTCTCCCAATGGCATTTCTTAATGAAA GGTTCGGTCCATATTGGGCCCACATGCTGGGTACTGGAAAGAGAGTACAGAGAGACTCATAAGATGTTGTTTTTGAAGTATgaggagatgaaagaagaaccAAGTTTGAACTTGAGAAAATTGGTTGAGTTCTTGGGGTATCCATTTTCATTGGAGGATGTTGGGAAATCGGAGCCTCGTGCTCGGACTCACAACGAACAAAAACACTTCAAGATCTTGGGATACTATCGTCACAGAAAACAAACtagagaaaaggaagagaaagaggaataG